In Methanobacterium paludis, the following proteins share a genomic window:
- a CDS encoding 4Fe-4S dicluster domain-containing protein produces the protein MITVNKNLCKGCNICTEFCPQKVYEQSEKLNKKGIRLPIPKNEEKCKKCGLCALMCPDQAIKVDEKDED, from the coding sequence ATGATAACAGTTAATAAGAATTTATGCAAAGGATGCAACATCTGCACAGAATTCTGCCCTCAAAAGGTCTACGAGCAGTCTGAAAAACTTAATAAGAAAGGAATTCGGTTGCCTATTCCAAAAAATGAGGAAAAATGTAAAAAATGTGGGTTATGTGCTTTGATGTGTCCAGATCAAGCAATAAAAGTAGATGAGAAGGATGAAGACTGA
- a CDS encoding 2-oxoacid:ferredoxin oxidoreductase subunit beta, which produces MDKRKESRFMKYLRKERLPHIFCAGCGNGIIMNTFLNAMELAEIDFDNLALVSGIGCSSRIPGYLKCDSLHTTHGRPISFATGLKLANPDLDVVVFTGDGDAAAIGGNHLIHGARRNIDITVICINNNIYGMTGGQISPTSPKGSYGSTAPYGALERPFNLSELVKAAGATYVARWTTAHPLMLSYAIKSGLKNKGFSFVEAISQCPTYFGRKNKMKTPIEMMQWFKEASVFKKVAEEMDESQLEGKIVIGEFQNKEGPEFSERLCNLIGEKCATGKPSSIRSAYEGD; this is translated from the coding sequence ATGGATAAAAGGAAAGAGAGTCGTTTTATGAAGTACCTCAGGAAAGAAAGGCTTCCACACATCTTTTGTGCTGGATGTGGAAATGGGATCATCATGAACACTTTCTTAAATGCCATGGAGCTTGCAGAAATTGATTTTGACAACTTAGCATTGGTCTCGGGAATAGGCTGTTCCTCAAGGATACCAGGTTATTTGAAGTGTGATTCATTGCATACCACCCATGGGAGACCAATATCATTTGCAACAGGGCTTAAGCTTGCAAATCCGGATTTGGATGTTGTGGTATTCACTGGAGACGGTGACGCAGCCGCAATAGGGGGTAACCACCTCATTCATGGGGCAAGAAGGAACATAGACATCACTGTCATATGTATAAACAACAACATTTATGGAATGACTGGTGGTCAAATAAGCCCAACCAGCCCTAAGGGTAGTTATGGAAGTACAGCACCTTATGGGGCTCTTGAACGACCTTTTAATCTTTCAGAACTTGTAAAAGCTGCAGGTGCAACCTATGTTGCAAGATGGACTACGGCCCACCCGTTAATGCTTTCATACGCCATAAAAAGCGGCCTAAAAAACAAAGGATTTTCATTTGTGGAAGCAATTTCACAGTGTCCAACTTACTTTGGACGTAAAAACAAGATGAAAACTCCAATTGAAATGATGCAATGGTTTAAGGAAGCAAGTGTCTTTAAAAAAGTGGCAGAGGAAATGGATGAAAGTCAGCTTGAAGGAAAAATTGTTATTGGCGAGTTTCAGAATAAAGAAGGGCCTGAATTTTCAGAAAGACTATGCAATCTCATTGGAGAAAAATGCGCAACTGGCAAGCCGTCATCCATTAGATCAGCTTATGAGGGGGATTAA
- a CDS encoding archaetidylserine synthase, translating into MSLNMNMKNYISYADLVSIGNASFGFLSILMVVNGNLIFSAMFMLVAVIFDSLDGWVARKTKRDDEFGFGKNIDSLSDVISFGVAPGMLLYSACVSYSIPYLNIVVGLLIVICGILRLARFNVLTDSINGVGEKFVGLPIPSTALILGSFYLSGIFRMDVALVIMAVISVLMVSTVEYPKFKKTKFVAAGSVLIVLTCLPPNILSVIANLPAKLLFVAALMYLLAVPFMDLYAKLHRSGPNVR; encoded by the coding sequence ATGAGCTTAAATATGAATATGAAGAATTATATTTCTTATGCAGATTTAGTTTCTATTGGAAACGCTTCTTTTGGGTTTCTTTCAATTTTAATGGTGGTAAATGGTAATTTGATTTTTTCTGCAATGTTTATGCTTGTTGCAGTTATATTTGATTCATTGGATGGTTGGGTTGCAAGGAAGACTAAAAGAGATGATGAGTTTGGATTTGGAAAAAATATTGATTCCTTGTCTGATGTAATATCCTTTGGTGTTGCACCGGGAATGCTTCTCTATTCTGCATGCGTATCGTATAGTATACCATACCTTAATATAGTAGTAGGTCTTCTAATAGTTATATGTGGAATATTAAGACTTGCAAGGTTCAATGTGCTCACAGATTCAATTAATGGTGTTGGTGAAAAATTTGTGGGATTGCCCATACCTTCAACAGCTTTGATCCTGGGATCATTTTATCTTTCAGGTATCTTCAGGATGGATGTTGCACTGGTAATAATGGCGGTGATATCTGTGCTTATGGTAAGTACAGTTGAGTATCCAAAATTTAAGAAAACAAAATTTGTTGCAGCGGGTAGTGTCTTGATAGTTTTGACATGTTTACCCCCAAACATTCTATCTGTAATTGCAAATCTTCCCGCAAAACTTTTATTCGTTGCCGCATTAATGTATTTATTAGCAGTGCCGTTTATGGATTTATACGCCAAGCTTCACAGAAGTGGTCCAAATGTTAGATAA
- a CDS encoding 2-oxoacid:acceptor oxidoreductase subunit alpha encodes MKTERLFIQGNEACARGAIKAGCRFFAGYPITPSTEVAEDMALFLPREGGSFIQMEDEISALGAVIGAVWGGMKAMTATSGPGFSLMQEHVGYAAMTETPLVIINMQRGSPSTGQPTRASQSDMMQARWGSHGDYEVITLSPSSVQECFDFTVEAFNLAEKYRVPVMVMGDEIVGHMREKITISEHVDITPRKMPQETPEKFLPYKADPNGTPAMPAFGDGYKLHITGLTHDERGYPDASDPQTHSKLVNRLCDKILKNRDEIGRIKTTFTEDADIIVISYGAPSRSALTAAKKARETGIKAGCIKIDTVWPFPEEKLIKATENAQKIIVAELNLGQVFYEVQRVLRDKDVVLLSKIGGEMQLPEEILEKIKSV; translated from the coding sequence ATGAAGACTGAACGATTATTTATACAGGGCAACGAAGCCTGCGCAAGAGGGGCCATAAAAGCGGGCTGCAGGTTCTTCGCAGGATATCCAATAACTCCCTCAACAGAAGTAGCAGAAGACATGGCTCTTTTCCTTCCGAGGGAAGGAGGATCATTTATACAGATGGAAGATGAGATTTCAGCGTTGGGGGCGGTTATAGGTGCTGTTTGGGGTGGTATGAAAGCCATGACAGCAACATCAGGACCAGGTTTCTCCTTGATGCAAGAGCACGTAGGTTATGCAGCAATGACAGAAACGCCGTTAGTTATAATAAACATGCAGAGGGGCTCACCATCTACGGGACAGCCAACAAGAGCATCCCAAAGTGACATGATGCAAGCAAGATGGGGTTCCCACGGAGATTATGAAGTAATAACATTATCTCCTTCATCTGTCCAGGAATGCTTTGATTTCACAGTAGAAGCCTTCAACCTTGCAGAGAAGTACAGAGTTCCAGTAATGGTAATGGGCGATGAGATCGTGGGGCACATGAGAGAAAAAATCACGATATCTGAACACGTTGACATCACCCCACGTAAAATGCCGCAAGAGACTCCTGAAAAGTTTTTACCGTACAAAGCAGACCCAAACGGAACTCCAGCTATGCCTGCATTTGGTGATGGTTATAAACTTCACATAACCGGTTTAACTCATGATGAAAGGGGTTATCCTGATGCTTCAGATCCTCAGACTCATTCAAAGCTGGTGAACAGGCTCTGCGACAAGATCCTGAAAAACAGAGATGAAATCGGAAGGATAAAAACAACATTCACTGAAGATGCAGATATAATTGTGATTTCATACGGTGCACCTTCAAGATCTGCTTTAACAGCTGCTAAAAAGGCAAGAGAAACGGGTATAAAAGCAGGATGCATAAAAATTGACACTGTCTGGCCTTTCCCGGAGGAAAAATTGATAAAAGCCACAGAAAATGCTCAAAAAATTATTGTGGCCGAATTAAATTTGGGTCAAGTATTTTATGAGGTTCAAAGGGTTTTAAGGGATAAAGATGTTGTATTGCTCTCAAAGATAGGTGGAGAAATGCAACTTCCTGAAGAGATACTTGAAAAGATAAAATCTGTTTGA
- a CDS encoding dihydroneopterin aldolase family protein, with protein sequence MDVNEQYFNNISERERAIFEGAITMGALFHQFVGTPVNTENAATLERSIKDAMELQPCIKKVEVVINKEILEKVKNEYSYVSLTGDMLDVKVVAEYGDRKAFIRLRYIEDLNYPLMYVERIE encoded by the coding sequence ATGGATGTAAATGAACAGTACTTTAACAATATTTCAGAAAGAGAAAGAGCCATATTTGAAGGTGCAATCACAATGGGTGCATTGTTCCACCAGTTCGTTGGAACTCCTGTAAACACTGAAAATGCAGCTACACTTGAAAGGTCAATAAAAGATGCAATGGAACTTCAGCCGTGTATAAAAAAGGTTGAAGTTGTAATAAACAAAGAAATCCTTGAAAAAGTTAAAAATGAATATAGCTACGTGTCTCTCACAGGGGACATGTTGGACGTGAAAGTTGTAGCTGAGTACGGTGATAGAAAAGCTTTTATAAGACTCAGATACATTGAAGACCTTAATTACCCGTTAATGTACGTTGAAAGGATTGAGTAA
- a CDS encoding 2-oxoacid:ferredoxin oxidoreductase subunit gamma codes for MRKEVRIAGFGGQGIILAGIVIGKAAALHDGIHAVQTQSYGPEARGGASRTELVISDEEIDYPKVQSPDILIAMSHEALMAYLDDLKDGGILIIDPDMIVEEEVLPFVTEHNIKLYRAPATRTAAEKLGLNIVANIVMVGAITRITKIVSEEAARKSVAESVPQGTQDKNLAAFDAGAALADGEV; via the coding sequence TTGCGTAAAGAGGTAAGAATAGCAGGATTCGGAGGTCAGGGAATAATACTGGCAGGGATTGTCATTGGAAAAGCTGCCGCACTACACGATGGCATACACGCAGTTCAAACACAATCCTACGGTCCTGAAGCAAGAGGAGGAGCTTCAAGAACAGAACTTGTTATAAGTGATGAGGAAATAGATTATCCCAAAGTTCAAAGTCCAGATATACTCATCGCAATGTCTCACGAGGCACTAATGGCATATCTGGATGATCTAAAGGATGGGGGAATTCTCATAATAGATCCTGATATGATCGTTGAGGAAGAGGTGCTCCCATTTGTTACAGAACACAATATAAAACTTTACAGGGCACCTGCAACCAGAACTGCCGCAGAAAAATTAGGCTTAAACATCGTTGCAAACATCGTGATGGTTGGGGCTATAACGAGGATAACAAAGATAGTATCAGAGGAAGCAGCCCGTAAATCTGTAGCGGAAAGTGTGCCACAAGGAACGCAGGATAAAAACCTCGCTGCATTTGATGCTGGAGCAGCACTGGCTGATGGGGAGGTTTAA
- a CDS encoding class E sortase: MKISTLFVVLGLVIISLYCFMEVDYYVSYQEITKNTSDVPYVTISKIGLEQAINNKSINYGVYHEPASANPGSGTVILFGHRTLHGSPFLNLDKLTAGDNITVEWPGIGDVDYTVMNSTIVPASYRMSVDQGNVLFLITCYPLGSSAQRLIIEAKQGSIYPIQKTEQKANPQAPYAPLIILGFFLGGTFLSYIYPVKDERIIIFIAIIALTLFLVVEYFFQLPTDGIESALSNINNFLGV; encoded by the coding sequence ATGAAAATTTCAACCCTTTTTGTGGTGCTGGGTTTGGTAATAATCTCACTTTACTGTTTTATGGAAGTGGATTATTATGTGTCCTACCAGGAAATAACTAAAAATACATCAGATGTTCCATATGTAACCATATCAAAAATAGGGCTTGAACAAGCCATAAACAACAAATCAATAAATTATGGTGTTTACCATGAGCCTGCATCAGCAAACCCCGGCTCTGGAACTGTTATATTATTTGGACATAGAACACTGCATGGATCACCATTTTTGAACCTTGATAAACTCACGGCCGGGGACAATATAACTGTTGAATGGCCAGGAATAGGGGATGTTGATTACACAGTCATGAACTCAACGATCGTGCCGGCCTCGTATAGGATGTCGGTGGATCAGGGCAATGTACTCTTCCTCATCACATGTTATCCGTTGGGTTCATCTGCCCAAAGGTTGATAATAGAAGCTAAACAGGGAAGTATTTATCCAATTCAAAAAACAGAGCAAAAAGCCAATCCTCAAGCACCTTATGCTCCATTAATAATATTAGGGTTCTTTTTAGGAGGAACGTTTTTGAGCTATATCTACCCTGTTAAGGATGAAAGGATCATAATATTCATAGCAATTATAGCATTAACACTATTTTTGGTTGTTGAATACTTCTTCCAGTTACCTACAGATGGCATTGAATCCGCATTATCAAATATAAATAATTTCTTGGGTGTTTAA
- the rnhB gene encoding ribonuclease HII: MKIVGIDEAGRGSVLGPLVVCGVAIEENRVKYLERLKLRDSKKLSPKRRIVLSRKIKKIAECYPVKITAQDIDLLRSKDVNLNEIEKIAMKKIIGDSEPDISIIDCIDVKPKRFKAEIETYKENLEVVAEHKADDKYVIVSAASIVAKVERDSEVQKIRKEFKEIGSGYPSDPKTIAFLKKTSYEDLPDFVRKSWATVAKTR, encoded by the coding sequence ATGAAAATAGTAGGTATAGATGAAGCAGGAAGAGGATCTGTACTTGGTCCTTTAGTGGTATGTGGAGTTGCAATCGAAGAGAACAGAGTCAAGTACCTTGAAAGATTGAAATTAAGGGACTCAAAAAAGTTATCTCCAAAAAGAAGGATAGTTTTATCAAGAAAGATAAAAAAAATCGCAGAATGTTATCCTGTGAAAATAACAGCCCAGGACATAGACCTTCTGAGGTCGAAGGACGTGAACCTCAACGAAATTGAGAAGATCGCAATGAAAAAGATCATAGGAGACTCAGAACCTGATATCTCCATAATAGATTGTATAGACGTAAAACCAAAGAGATTTAAGGCTGAAATTGAAACATACAAAGAAAATCTTGAGGTAGTGGCTGAACACAAAGCAGATGATAAGTATGTTATTGTTTCAGCGGCTTCAATTGTTGCAAAGGTTGAAAGGGACAGTGAAGTCCAAAAAATAAGGAAAGAATTTAAAGAAATTGGATCTGGCTATCCCAGCGACCCTAAAACCATTGCATTTCTAAAGAAAACCTCTTACGAGGATCTGCCCGATTTTGTCAGGAAATCATGGGCAACAGTAGCAAAAACAAGATAA
- a CDS encoding RcpC/CpaB family pilus assembly protein gives MLDKILGKKDNDKKDTPDLHKNGKKSESDMGGRLKDMVGKVSVKANDTFNGKDENKGSSDKKIPRPMPKPKPKPLDKPRLRSPETKKKSGFGGGGFGRKIPDDDDQRTLVGAAVVGIILIVLGIAAYYFIFYSPYQDSLNNAKMEKINETNSYFTGPLATDSKKLTLLAQIDAGVTPEQVLAVDVMGPATSSWRTYQKQQIVNKTDPYGRVMITYTANDQKNLLMNNSSAQTIVNEADASVLSKMEINTPDTVAVPIMISRLQAAGGLINVGDSVDVYLNTNASTSSTNESNQTSSSDSPNISGATVLAILRATDSGAIDANLTEATASSSGSGYMATQSSSTDVEQLLRAASSGTWNDSQVSAVLSSYGWKLSDFERESNLGDLDAEYLIVLEVPRENALFLIQNMNSVVLTVPTSSAPEWMITELKSIYG, from the coding sequence ATGTTAGATAAAATATTAGGAAAAAAGGATAACGACAAAAAAGATACCCCTGATCTTCATAAAAATGGAAAGAAATCTGAGTCAGATATGGGGGGACGACTCAAGGATATGGTAGGCAAAGTATCCGTGAAAGCAAATGATACCTTTAATGGGAAAGATGAGAACAAAGGTTCATCTGATAAAAAGATACCGAGACCAATGCCTAAACCAAAACCTAAACCTCTTGATAAACCTAGATTAAGATCTCCTGAGACTAAGAAAAAGTCCGGATTTGGGGGAGGAGGTTTTGGAAGGAAGATCCCTGATGATGACGATCAGAGAACATTGGTAGGGGCAGCTGTTGTAGGAATTATTCTTATAGTACTTGGAATAGCAGCTTACTATTTCATATTTTATTCACCGTATCAAGACTCTTTGAACAATGCAAAGATGGAAAAGATCAACGAGACCAACTCGTATTTTACAGGACCTTTAGCAACGGATTCTAAAAAACTGACACTTTTAGCTCAAATTGATGCTGGAGTCACGCCAGAACAGGTGCTTGCAGTTGATGTCATGGGACCTGCAACATCTTCATGGAGAACGTATCAGAAGCAGCAGATCGTTAACAAGACGGATCCCTATGGACGGGTTATGATAACGTACACTGCAAATGATCAAAAGAACCTTCTTATGAACAATTCAAGTGCACAAACAATAGTTAATGAAGCAGATGCAAGTGTTCTGTCTAAAATGGAGATAAATACACCTGATACAGTTGCAGTTCCAATAATGATCTCCCGTTTACAAGCTGCAGGTGGTCTTATAAATGTTGGTGATTCAGTTGACGTGTATTTAAATACAAATGCTTCTACAAGCTCAACCAACGAAAGCAATCAGACATCTAGCAGTGATTCTCCTAACATAAGTGGAGCGACGGTTCTTGCAATTTTAAGGGCAACGGACAGTGGAGCTATAGATGCTAACTTGACGGAAGCAACGGCCAGTTCGTCGGGTTCCGGTTATATGGCAACCCAATCTTCAAGCACTGATGTTGAACAGCTTTTAAGAGCTGCATCATCCGGAACATGGAACGATTCACAGGTAAGTGCAGTTTTAAGTTCATATGGATGGAAATTATCTGACTTTGAGAGAGAATCCAATTTAGGTGACCTTGATGCAGAGTATTTAATAGTACTCGAAGTTCCAAGGGAGAATGCATTGTTCCTCATACAGAATATGAATAGTGTAGTATTAACTGTTCCAACGTCGAGTGCACCAGAGTGGATGATTACTGAATTAAAATCGATCTATGGCTAG
- a CDS encoding archaetidylserine decarboxylase, with translation MFVEGTLKKIGILLTLAVLPFLFGYFLVSFVLFSLIALLMQFFRDPKRKIPSQKGVIVAPADGRIFKGKIDRIETVEYDDILMKHILKKGEKGIRVSTFMSPFDVHVQRVPVSGEIVETKYCPGKFKIASGNVQKENEKNLIVIDSEYGKVGVIQIAGFVARRIVQYVNVGDKVDRGDRLGMIRFGSRVDVIIPAEKFKLLVVEGQKPKAGETIVARLINNKQ, from the coding sequence ATGTTTGTGGAAGGAACTTTAAAAAAAATAGGAATATTGTTAACATTAGCAGTTTTACCCTTCTTATTCGGTTATTTCCTGGTAAGTTTTGTCCTATTCTCACTTATAGCTCTTTTAATGCAGTTTTTTAGAGATCCGAAACGAAAGATACCTTCACAGAAGGGTGTAATTGTTGCGCCCGCAGATGGGAGGATATTTAAAGGAAAGATAGATAGGATAGAAACGGTTGAATATGATGATATCCTTATGAAACATATTTTAAAGAAGGGTGAGAAGGGCATCCGTGTAAGTACGTTTATGTCACCCTTTGATGTTCATGTACAAAGGGTACCTGTTTCAGGTGAGATCGTGGAAACGAAGTACTGCCCCGGCAAATTCAAGATCGCATCAGGAAACGTTCAAAAGGAAAACGAAAAGAATTTAATAGTGATAGATTCAGAGTATGGAAAAGTGGGAGTAATCCAGATAGCAGGCTTTGTAGCAAGAAGGATAGTTCAGTACGTCAATGTAGGGGACAAAGTTGACAGGGGTGACAGATTAGGGATGATACGGTTTGGATCCCGGGTTGATGTTATAATACCCGCTGAAAAATTCAAACTCCTGGTCGTAGAGGGTCAAAAACCAAAGGCTGGAGAAACCATTGTTGCTAGATTAATTAACAATAAACAATAA
- a CDS encoding rod shape-determining protein, whose protein sequence is MNLFGKKEEEVEGEVKKKGLTNTLGIDLGTLNTVVAKPSGDKFDLYKIPSVVAVKKEDPTYVLAVGEEAKAMLGRTPEDIIAVRPLKKGVIESISQAEALLVYAMDKGSNDAIDSIDRIVVGIPGDASEVEKRAVEDIGKKAGANYVLVISEGLSAAIGAGLPIAEAEGTMVIDLGAGSSDIVVISLGGITDIETIRNGGDDIDKNIVDKVKELYKVEIGIHEAEKAKINVGMVHSSATIEPTKTAAIGKSMETNKPKKVEIDSKLVADAAEPIVVRLIEALALVLERMSPELISGVYNKTVVVGGTSQLKGLKERIYEEVGVPVEISDDPMTVVAKGAAIVAAEPRALEPEVRLKAMK, encoded by the coding sequence ATCAATCTTTTTGGAAAAAAGGAAGAAGAAGTAGAAGGAGAAGTTAAGAAAAAAGGTTTAACAAACACTTTAGGAATAGATCTAGGAACTTTAAACACCGTAGTTGCAAAACCATCCGGTGACAAATTTGACTTATACAAAATACCATCAGTAGTGGCTGTTAAAAAAGAAGACCCTACCTACGTACTCGCAGTAGGTGAAGAAGCTAAGGCCATGTTAGGAAGAACCCCTGAAGACATAATTGCCGTAAGGCCTCTCAAAAAAGGTGTTATTGAAAGTATATCTCAAGCAGAAGCTCTTTTAGTTTATGCAATGGATAAAGGTTCAAACGATGCCATAGACAGCATTGACAGGATAGTGGTGGGCATACCTGGAGACGCATCAGAAGTTGAAAAACGTGCAGTCGAAGACATAGGTAAAAAAGCAGGGGCTAACTACGTTCTAGTCATAAGCGAAGGACTTTCAGCAGCAATTGGAGCAGGTCTCCCAATTGCAGAGGCAGAAGGTACCATGGTGATCGACCTCGGTGCAGGTTCAAGTGACATAGTGGTCATATCCCTCGGTGGAATCACAGACATTGAAACCATAAGAAACGGTGGAGATGACATAGATAAAAACATCGTCGATAAAGTCAAAGAACTTTACAAAGTTGAAATAGGAATCCATGAAGCTGAAAAGGCCAAGATAAATGTTGGAATGGTTCATTCATCAGCAACCATAGAGCCAACCAAAACAGCAGCCATTGGAAAATCAATGGAAACCAACAAACCTAAAAAAGTAGAGATAGATTCCAAACTGGTTGCAGATGCTGCAGAACCTATAGTGGTCAGGCTTATCGAAGCATTAGCACTGGTACTTGAGAGAATGTCACCTGAGCTCATATCCGGTGTCTACAACAAAACAGTTGTTGTGGGAGGAACATCCCAACTTAAAGGATTAAAAGAAAGGATATACGAAGAAGTTGGAGTCCCAGTGGAAATTTCAGACGACCCTATGACCGTTGTTGCTAAAGGTGCTGCAATAGTAGCTGCAGAACCAAGGGCACTTGAGCCAGAGGTACGTTTAAAAGCCATGAAATGA